One segment of Planctomycetaceae bacterium DNA contains the following:
- a CDS encoding YkgJ family cysteine cluster protein, producing the protein MAAEEFLCVRCARYMKTCCQTCDIYATPGDVERIAEYTGTSGFTEFRTPDDPRYLDQDDDPVWRDHVFRGDGSRRVLKRQATGDCTFLGENGCRLPLEIRPLICRLYPFDYDADDLRDGLSEGCPVELLRPGQGLLQALEMNSADARRWHQQLYQEIRRETGEHTCTSA; encoded by the coding sequence ATGGCGGCGGAAGAATTTCTCTGCGTTCGCTGTGCGCGCTACATGAAGACGTGTTGCCAGACCTGCGACATCTACGCGACTCCCGGCGACGTCGAACGGATCGCTGAGTACACCGGAACAAGTGGTTTCACGGAATTCCGAACTCCCGATGATCCCCGGTACCTGGATCAGGATGACGACCCCGTCTGGCGCGATCACGTATTTCGCGGCGACGGAAGTCGTCGTGTGCTGAAGCGTCAGGCCACCGGCGACTGCACCTTTCTGGGCGAAAACGGCTGTCGGCTGCCGCTGGAAATTCGGCCGCTGATCTGCCGGCTGTATCCCTTCGACTACGACGCCGATGACCTGCGGGACGGTCTGTCCGAAGGCTGTCCGGTGGAACTGCTTCGGCCCGGCCAGGGGTTGCTGCAGGCTCTGGAAATGAACTCTGCTGACGCGCGGCGGTGGCATCAGCAGTTGTACCAGGAAATCCGCCGCGAAACAGGTGAGCACACATGCACATCGGCCTGA
- a CDS encoding KamA family radical SAM protein, whose amino-acid sequence MHNDGVDLGHADDVSASCEDEPPGSQLTAAAIHFDAQRFEIETVGGRTVSPRKSGRRKVTLKGDARLSAAALAEPRHESLSILSVHDPAVVAPVRKSPPRRRIAVNPRTRAFRKRFFPDVTERQWNDWRWQSQHRIRRLEQFERMVTLSDDERNALIRGGTLLPVGVSPYYMSLLDPDNPLHALRRTVIPTTDEFIRTPGEADDPLGEDGHSPVPGLVHRYPDRVLLLPLDFCSTYCRYCTRSRVVGHGEMVPNERRLEVIFQYLEQATQVRDVLISGGDALALSDDKLDWILSRLRSIPHIEFVRIGTKMPAVLPQRITDALVRTLRRYHPLWMSLHFLHPEECTPESRVACERLADAGIPLGSQTVLLRGVNDSVDTMKQLVHRLLLMRVRPYYLYQCDPISGSEHFRTPVSKGLEIIEGLRGHTTGYAVPNYVIDAPGGGGKIPLQPDYTRGRDGDWLLLRNFEGREFRYRDPLEV is encoded by the coding sequence ATGCACAATGATGGTGTTGACCTCGGTCATGCTGACGACGTTTCTGCAAGCTGCGAAGACGAGCCTCCGGGATCGCAACTGACCGCAGCCGCAATTCACTTTGACGCTCAAAGATTCGAAATCGAAACGGTTGGTGGCCGGACCGTTTCTCCCCGCAAATCCGGCCGACGCAAAGTCACGCTCAAAGGCGACGCTCGCCTGTCCGCCGCCGCACTCGCCGAGCCGCGGCACGAAAGTCTTTCGATACTTTCGGTTCACGACCCCGCTGTCGTCGCACCCGTCCGCAAGTCGCCGCCGCGAAGGCGCATCGCCGTCAATCCCCGGACCAGGGCGTTTCGCAAACGCTTCTTCCCCGACGTGACCGAACGCCAGTGGAACGACTGGCGGTGGCAGTCGCAGCACCGCATCCGCCGGCTGGAACAGTTCGAGCGGATGGTGACGCTGTCCGATGACGAACGGAATGCGCTGATCCGCGGCGGCACGCTGCTGCCTGTCGGCGTCAGTCCGTATTACATGAGCCTGCTGGACCCGGACAATCCGCTGCACGCGCTGCGTCGAACCGTGATTCCCACGACCGATGAATTCATCCGCACGCCGGGTGAAGCCGACGATCCGCTGGGCGAAGACGGGCACAGTCCGGTCCCCGGCCTGGTGCATCGCTATCCGGATCGCGTGTTGCTGCTGCCGCTGGATTTCTGTTCGACGTATTGCCGCTACTGCACTCGGTCTCGCGTCGTCGGTCACGGCGAAATGGTGCCCAACGAACGTCGGCTGGAAGTCATCTTTCAGTATCTCGAACAGGCCACGCAGGTTCGCGACGTGCTGATTTCCGGCGGCGATGCTCTGGCGCTCAGCGATGACAAGCTGGACTGGATTCTGTCACGGCTGCGATCCATTCCGCACATCGAATTCGTTCGCATCGGAACGAAGATGCCGGCCGTATTGCCGCAGCGCATCACGGATGCTCTGGTGCGAACGCTTCGGCGGTATCACCCGCTGTGGATGAGCCTGCATTTTCTGCATCCGGAAGAATGCACGCCGGAATCGCGGGTTGCCTGTGAGCGGCTGGCCGACGCCGGCATCCCGCTTGGTTCGCAGACGGTGCTGCTGCGAGGCGTCAACGACAGCGTGGACACGATGAAGCAGTTGGTACACCGGCTGCTGCTGATGCGAGTCCGTCCGTATTACCTGTACCAGTGCGACCCGATCAGCGGGTCAGAACACTTCCGGACACCGGTCAGCAAGGGGCTGGAAATCATCGAAGGACTGCGCGGCCATACAACCGGCTATGCCGTGCCGAATTATGTGATCGATGCTCCCGGCGGCGGCGGCAAGATTCCGCTGCAGCCGGATTACACTCGGGGACGCGACGGCGACTGGCTGCTGTTGCGCAACTTCGAAGGCCGCGAATTCCGTTATCGCGACCCGCTGGAGGTCTGA